The following DNA comes from Kluyveromyces lactis strain NRRL Y-1140 chromosome E complete sequence.
CTCTCTAAGCTCATAGTGAGATTGCTCTGAATCGTCTAATTCCTCTTCATATCCATAATCTTGTACGTATCCGCTGTCTTGCTTATTAGGGTGCTTATTTTCATAATTTCCTTCATATTCTTGCGCAAAATGCTCTTGCGCATGAGCCTGCGGAAGATTACTTATATGAGCAGCATCgaattgaatctttttcattgaatCAGGAGACAAACCGGGGTCCAAGCTATGTTGGTAATTCCCGTGATCTGGCGAGCTGGTTTCCACATTGCTGGTGAATGAGTCATAATGGCTATCATGTTGCGTTATAAAGTTATTCAAACGATCCGTCACTAGGTCTTTTCTTGCTTCTGAAGGCGTAGTTGGCTTGATAACGGATGTATGCATATCATCATGATCAAAAGAGGTCTCAAACCTGTTATTTAGCCCATCAAAGCCTTTAGAAATTGGTTTGGGTTTATTATTCACTTTGATGCCACTGAATCCTCTCTGCTGCTGAGTACGCTTAGTATCCTGAATAGTTAGCAAAACTTTGTTGGCCATTTCCATCGACATACCACAGAAATCTGGAACTAAATGAGCACATTGAGCATGGCACATAACCCCACATTCAGTACATTTTCTGACGTTCTTTCTACCCCATGGTAAAATATACCCACAATGGCAACACCACTTCGTACCCCGATTTGAAACAGGTTCAAACCTATGAGGGATACGGTGGTTAAGTTTCGTCTCGTCAGGATCTGAGTCGGTACTTGTTTTAGCAATACATTTTGTAACCACATGCGCGTAGCACTTCTTATGGCATAAGAACTTGCAATCCTGGCATTGATAGCCACTATACCGTAAAAATTCACCGCAATATGCACAGCACATGACATTGTAGAACGATTTTTGGACAAAATGGTGCCCATGTTGCTCAAAGATATCCTCTTTACGGTTGACAATAGCACCATGACGATGTAATCCACCCATGAAGGTCTTTCTTTGTGTAGTGTTTGACTTATTGAAACCAAGTGTCAATAATATTTGCCCGGCAGGTTCCAAGATGAACCATGTATTTGTGGTTAAACTCTGCGTGTGGGTGTCGTTTGCTTCTCTATCCTCCGTGGGGATTCCAGCATCGGGTAATTGCGGTAAATCCTTTGTAATTACAGCTGTATTATTCGCAGGTTGAGAAGGTGGAAGTCTAGAGGCCTGCATCCATTCAGCGTGGCTTTTTCCTTGCTTTTGCTGTTGACcgactttttttttccgAATTTCTTCAGCGATGTCGGCAAGTAATAACCACATGACAGCTACTGGTACAATTCTGTCATTAACCTTATCATATATTGTAACTTCTACCTCGTTACCTTTGTCTATGACTATGTTAAAATCTTCGTGCCACCTATCATTTCTCGATGGTTTTGTCTTCGCTTTTACCACATCATCGACTTTGATAGTAATAAATGTCTCTGGCTTTCTCGAGAATAGAGGGGATTGGATATGATCAACATCTCTAATTGCAGTAACACCGATAGTCAGAGTACCTGATAGTTGTTTTCTCCTAAACTTTGGTTGAGTTGCTTCTTCTGTGTGATCATTGAAAGGATCGATATCAACGTTGATGGCctgatattttttcaatgattttgttAAGAGCTGAATCCTGTGTTTAGATTCAACAGATCCACCTTGTGCAGCACTGCTACTCCGCTGGTCTCCATCAATTTGGTAGAGTTTAGTTAACTTATCATTAGCCTCTTGATATTGCTTTTCAACTTGCAATTTGAACTCCAACTGCTGGAGCATGTATTGAATTCTTTGCGACAAAGATGGACAATCGTACTTTACCAGATCTAGTCTAGAGTATCTAAACTCATCTGGTGATATTGTAGATAGCTGACCAAAACCGGGATGATTGCTAGCATTCTGGCTGGTAGGAGTATTGTCTGGCTGTTGACTGACTCTCAACTTAGCTAGAATTTGTTCCAAGTACTCTATATTTTGTTGAGCCTCTCTAATATTGGTGTTGCATTTCTGTATGACCATGACATTATCagtctttttcttcaattgattcGAACCCAGTATAATGTTTCTTTCCCTTTCGATCTTTTTGTAGATGTCCTGTTCAACAGGGAATGCAGTGTGTTTACGATCTTCATCCATAGTTTCATACAATAGTAATATCTTTTTATGCTCAGTTCAGAGTGTTCATACGTTAGATGGCTAGTTGGTGCCTTATAAGTTCATGAAATAGAATCAACGCACCACTTTGACAGGATCTGATctgaaacaatttcaagCTGTGTTCGCCCAGAATACCAATATTTTAAGATCCCAAACCActgagaaaaaaatgtttgtaagagaaatattcaacgaaaaaaaaagtccCAACTAAACTGACTTAATAAACCGTTGTTTATAGTCGTTCTTTCCTTTAGTTTTTGGTATCCTTAAAGATATTGTTGAGATCAAAAAAAACCATATATTTGTTTGTATCTGGATAGATCAaactttttattttcttaGTTTCGCCACATGATTTCCTGAAATAGAGCTCACGCATTTCAACTGATCGGGGAATCTTAACTAGTCACGTGAAGAGGCTTGCGCTCATGCGAATGACGGTGGGCAATGATGGAAAAGATGGCTTTAAGTTCCATCGCTGAACCACGGTCCATCCTATAACTCGATGAATATGCTCGGGGAAGTTTTCCAAGTATGGTACTGCGTTGCTAGTATCATTATTTTGTGGATGCGTAATGATTCATTCTGAAAGCAACGTTCAGCCGCTTGATATCTGCATATGAGATATTTGTATGTACTAATAGTGGGAGAAATGAGTTTTTGGCGAGGTTAAGGATTAAAGAGATTATATACGCTGAATAACAAGTTTAATGATTTATCCTAGAGCGTTTAGGTCCGAAATATTGGTAGAGTGTTTCATTGATGGCATAAACACGAACACCCAGGAACAGGACAAATTGAATGTCTTTCAAACCATTCCTCTGCATGACCGGCATGCATACCATGATTACACTTGAGACAGAAACTGAACCATTCGTTCATTTTCAAACGCTTTCTTTCCTTGACCTCGTTAATTTTCGCGTCGTCATCGATTCGTACTTCACATGAGTTGGTGGTGCCATTGATGACTATGGGGAGATTTGAAGTACCCAATGGCAAGAGACAAATAGCACATCTTGGGAAAGGCGTGCCACAATGTGGACATGAATGTTTCTGTTGGGGGACATCACCGTTTGTATTATTGAGGCCGAATTTCTTTCCTGCATTTAAGTTTTGATTAGCATGTCTTGGTAGGGATGCATTAGAAGACACATCAATGGGTCTGttgatattcttcttaCATTTGGAACATTGTAAATACATTTGACGAGGTTTTAACTTCGCTGTAATTCGACCATCACTAGTCCTAGATAATTTTGTCTTGAGCACATCGAACTTGGCCCTCatagtgaaaaattccCAGGAATTTAACATATGGCGATATGTTTCAACCCATTCATCAACTCTTGGGTCCATGAAGTATCTTGGGGAGCCGAAAACTGAAATTAGTGCAGCAGTTTGAATATCACTAGTCTTTCCAACGTACGATTGTAGAAGATCAATACCATTAGGCGTTATACCAGTCAAGATCAATCCTTCTAGttcaccattttcaataacaGTAGTAGCAGTTTTTTCTAAAAATCTGGTTAGATCTGTGTCATTTAGAAATCTAAGAGCAACACCAAGCCTTTCCCTTAGAGAGATAGCGCTCTCATACAGGATATCCCACCAATCATTGTCTGCAATGAATGCAAAAATGACTCTCAAATAGGGATCATCAAGCTCAGCAGCCATTTTTCTACATTGCTGTCTCCATGCATTGTCACCTGGCTTTTCACTATAAGCTTGATAACCTGCAATGGCCGCAGCAATGAGTCTAAGACGTTCTTTATTTGCAGATCCCAAAATAGATATAGCTTTCTGAACGTCACCGAAGAAGACAGCCCAGGCAGCAGCTTTCTCATAGTGATTTTGAGCTATTAGtgatttatatttttcttcGTAATCTGAAGGAGACAAATCCCAGCCACTAATAATCATACAGAGTCTTCTCTGAATGGCCTTTTTTGATGACATTTCGGAATTTAAACTGGAAACATTCccaattttgtttttacTCTTGCTTCTCATCTTAATGATCTTCTCCAATTCCTTGTTTAACTGCTTTTCTGTGAGCATTCCTCCAGATCTATAACGATTCTGATTGGAGAGACCTTCAAGACCATTCCATATCCCTAAAACGCCTTCGTAGCCTAAATCTAAGTCTCCTGAAACCATTGTTCCGTCAGCTATGGATGCCTTCGCTATCGCCATCCATCTCCAAGTATTGCGAATGTAGATATTGTTATTGAAGTTATCGGATTTATCCATCATTTCGACAGTTTTCATTGGATCAAGACCATATCCCAGACTCGCGCGTTTACGCATTATAAAACTTATATCATTCTGTAACAGCTTCTCTGCCTCGATGTAAAACTCTTTAACGTCTTCAGAATCACTCAAGTAATCGCCGTCATCTTCCATACTTCCGgatgattttttttcatccAGAGTTAATATCTTCAAGTCATCTCCTGTATCCAGGTCTTCGAAAGACAAGTTTTTTAGCCCGGTATCTAAATTTTCCAGCAATGAAACTTCATCCTCACCTGTTATTCTCAATTCGTTGACATCATTGTTTTGATCTGAGATAGACATTATGCTATTGTAGTTATTGATTTTCGATTGTGAAAATCCTTGTTCGACATTCATCCGATAGATAGTTCCGGATTGTCTCATGCATAGAAGACTTGTTCTGCCAGTACTCTTGGGTATATAATCGAAGGTAACAACACGATCAAAAGTCGTTTTAATGTCATTCACCGTGGAAACGAACAAGGAATCATTTAGTTCGTTATTCGACTCTAAATCTGGTACGTTGGCCAATCTCCAGCGTTTAATTGTAGTGCCTGCGTGTAATGTCGAAAACTCTCCACTTCTCAATGGAGACCATCTGAAACATGAATTCATATATTTTCTAGAAGCTGCACCATGACCAACAAGTTTGTCAAATTTAAGTAATGGTTGTGCCTCCAAAAACTCAGTGTCTTCAGAGTTACTTGCTAGCTTTCTTCTATCCCAAAAGGCCAACGTACCATCGTCAGCATATGTTGAGAATTGCCAAGGGTTAAAAGGATTTATCTTGATGTCATATGAGACACGAGTTGGATGCTGGTATATAGGATTAGGAGCTCTAAggtcaatttctttcaagagtTTTGAACTTGCAGCTAAGATGCTGGTATCGTCGACAAATTTCAATGACACGATACTTTCGTTCAAAcaatatgaaaaagatgGTGTGATAACATTTGATTCCGTGCTTTGGTAGTTTACATCCCACACCTGTACAGAGGCATCATGCTTATTGCGATCTAAACCCATGGCTATTAGGCCATTTGTATTTATACTCAAACTGTTGATAGTTCGCTGGTGCTTTGCTCGTACTCGTAGATCGAACGGCTCGTATGCATCGTCCGTATCCAAAATATTAAATAACCGTACAACACCGCTTTTCTCACCGACACCTACTATACCTT
Coding sequences within:
- the PKC1 gene encoding protein kinase C (uniprot|Q8J213 Kluyveromyces lactis KLLA0E06413g PKC1 Protein kinase C), whose product is MDEDRKHTAFPVEQDIYKKIERERNIILGSNQLKKKTDNVMVIQKCNTNIREAQQNIEYLEQILAKLRVSQQPDNTPTSQNASNHPGFGQLSTISPDEFRYSRLDLVKYDCPSLSQRIQYMLQQLEFKLQVEKQYQEANDKLTKLYQIDGDQRSSSAAQGGSVESKHRIQLLTKSLKKYQAINVDIDPFNDHTEEATQPKFRRKQLSGTLTIGVTAIRDVDHIQSPLFSRKPETFITIKVDDVVKAKTKPSRNDRWHEDFNIVIDKGNEVEVTIYDKVNDRIVPVAVMWLLLADIAEEIRKKKVGQQQKQGKSHAEWMQASRLPPSQPANNTAVITKDLPQLPDAGIPTEDREANDTHTQSLTTNTWFILEPAGQILLTLGFNKSNTTQRKTFMGGLHRHGAIVNRKEDIFEQHGHHFVQKSFYNVMCCAYCGEFLRYSGYQCQDCKFLCHKKCYAHVVTKCIAKTSTDSDPDETKLNHRIPHRFEPVSNRGTKWCCHCGYILPWGRKNVRKCTECGVMCHAQCAHLVPDFCGMSMEMANKVLLTIQDTKRTQQQRGFSGIKVNNKPKPISKGFDGLNNRFETSFDHDDMHTSVIKPTTPSEARKDLVTDRLNNFITQHDSHYDSFTSNVETSSPDHGNYQHSLDPGLSPDSMKKIQFDAAHISNLPQAHAQEHFAQEYEGNYENKHPNKQDSGYVQDYGYEEELDDSEQSHYELRERLRKEEEERWYNEQNMLQQEQQQQTYSTGDVELATKKGDYDIIEETADVTDDQYSPPAQYEDLEYSLSTTETPELHAADIANITGKSSPSSPQKSYTSSTKHKKKSSKRRKVSLDDFILLKVLGKGNFGKVLLARSKNTSNLCAIKVLKKDNIIKNHDIESARAEKKVFLLATETKHPFLTNLYCSFQTENRIYFAMEFIGGGDLMWHVQNRRLSVRRAKFYAAEVLLSLKYFHDNGVIYRDLKLENILLTPEGHIKIADYGLCKDNMWYGNKTSTFCGTPEFMAPEILKGQAYTKAVDWWTFGVLLYQMLLCQSPFSGEDEDEVFNAILTDEPLYPIDMAGDIVQIFQGLLTKDPEKRLGAGPKDALEIMAEPFFSNINFDDILNLRVEPPFVPEIKAADDTSYFEKEFTSAPPTLTPLPSVLSSVLQEEFRGFSFMPEDLQL
- the SEA4 gene encoding Sea4p (similar to uniprot|P38164 Saccharomyces cerevisiae YBL104C Hypothetical ORF), with the translated sequence MGLIKRVPCWPNVEGLDFLSVNPTRDEVSHYRVKLDVETDESIVKVNTVKDFGNITCLDYSNTDEGIVGVGEKSGVVRLFNILDTDDAYEPFDLRVRAKHQRTINSLSINTNGLIAMGLDRNKHDASVQVWDVNYQSTESNVITPSFSYCLNESIVSLKFVDDTSILAASSKLLKEIDLRAPNPIYQHPTRVSYDIKINPFNPWQFSTYADDGTLAFWDRRKLASNSEDTEFLEAQPLLKFDKLVGHGAASRKYMNSCFRWSPLRSGEFSTLHAGTTIKRWRLANVPDLESNNELNDSLFVSTVNDIKTTFDRVVTFDYIPKSTGRTSLLCMRQSGTIYRMNVEQGFSQSKINNYNSIMSISDQNNDVNELRITGEDEVSLLENLDTGLKNLSFEDLDTGDDLKILTLDEKKSSGSMEDDGDYLSDSEDVKEFYIEAEKLLQNDISFIMRKRASLGYGLDPMKTVEMMDKSDNFNNNIYIRNTWRWMAIAKASIADGTMVSGDLDLGYEGVLGIWNGLEGLSNQNRYRSGGMLTEKQLNKELEKIIKMRSKSKNKIGNVSSLNSEMSSKKAIQRRLCMIISGWDLSPSDYEEKYKSLIAQNHYEKAAAWAVFFGDVQKAISILGSANKERLRLIAAAIAGYQAYSEKPGDNAWRQQCRKMAAELDDPYLRVIFAFIADNDWWDILYESAISLRERLGVALRFLNDTDLTRFLEKTATTVIENGELEGLILTGITPNGIDLLQSYVGKTSDIQTAALISVFGSPRYFMDPRVDEWVETYRHMLNSWEFFTMRAKFDVLKTKLSRTSDGRITAKLKPRQMYLQCSKCKKNINRPIDVSSNASLPRHANQNLNAGKKFGLNNTNGDVPQQKHSCPHCGTPFPRCAICLLPLGTSNLPIVINGTTNSCEVRIDDDAKINEVKERKRLKMNEWFSFCLKCNHGMHAGHAEEWFERHSICPVPGCSCLCHQ